DNA from Chryseomicrobium sp. FSL W7-1435:
GTGTAGCGGTAAAAGCACCCTTTGAACCACAAGGCTCTTATTTCTGTTCTCAATTTGTCGCTGAAATTTTACATAGAGCAGGCATCAGTTTTTGGCCGAAGCTTCCCTCTCTTGTCGAGCCAGATGATTTTCGAAAAGTGCTGGCCTCCAACTTAGTTTTTGAGGGTCTTCTTACAGATTATGTAGCACAACAAAAATAACCATAAAAAAAGAGCTAATCTCGCTGATAATGGCGAATACGCTCTTTCACAATTTGCAATAAATACGTCGTTGGACTCATATTACTAGCTAGTGGAGAACCCTCCCAAACTTGATGAAAAGTTTCTTTCAAGATACGTTCCTTAGTTTTTATACAGACTGGACAGCGAGATATAAGTTTCCATAAAGCATTTTCATAGCGATCATAAAGTTGTTGCAATGCCTGTTGATCACGCAACTGGATTCGTTCCAATAAATCTCTATCTGAATTCACTAATTCACCCGCCGTCTTCTTCAAGTACTTAATACCTACCCTTTCCTAAAAAATTGCAAACACTGAAACGACTACCAGCAAAAAATATTATAATTGAAGCACGAAAAATATCATGGAGTTAGTGTAATTACTTTTCATTGTATAGTTTCTCTATCGACGAAATGGTATACTATTCTAAATAGTTGAACTTATATGGATGTGAACTTATGGAAGCTGTAGACCGCTATTCTCAAATTCAAGATGCCTGGACTTATGTTCACTCTGACACAAAAAAAGCTGCACGTATTAGTCAGGAGGTCTTACAAGATCCACAGACATCACACGATTTCCTTTTACAAGCGCAAGCAAAAATTACGCTTGCTTTTTGTCATGCCTATGAGGGGAAAAACGTAGAAGCACTAAATCTTGTCAACCATGGTCTTGAACAGGTAAGATCCGAACAATCCATTGAGTGGATTATCAATGCAAATCGCGTTATCGGCTATGTTTATTCTAGCTTAGGTGATTTAAAGCGTTCGAGTGATGCTTTTGAAGAAGGCCTGCAATTAATCAAAGAATATGACCTTCCTATTGATCCACATTACTTAAATAATTTAGGGTTCATCTATTATGAACTTGGGGAATTCAAACAAGCACACGAACAGTTGCTTGAAGCCTTGGCTGTAGCACAGGAGCAAAATCACGATATAGTTCCACTCCTGCTGTCTAATGTAGCGGATTTGCATTTACAGTTCGATGAGGTAGAAGAAGCAGAAAACTACAACCAACAAGCTTTCGACATCTTACAAACACGTGTGAACGATCGCAGTTCACTGGCCCACTGTCACAGTATTTTTGGCTTAATCTCTAAACATAAAGGGCAATGGGAGGACGCCTATAACTCGTTTACCATAGCCCTCAAAATGTACCAAGAACAAGATGCCAAGTACGCCGAAGCTACCATCCTCATTGATTTGGGTGGCCTTTACTTTGATCAGAAGAATTTTGACTCTTCCCTTACAAATTATCATCAAGCTCTTGAAATAGCAGAAAACCTTGAAGCCATACTTTTGCAACAAGAGATACTCAAAAAAATGTCCGGTGTTTATTACGCCTCTCATGAGTTCGAAAAAGCCTATCAATTTTTGTTACGGTTTAATGATGTGAACGAGCAGATTAAAACAAAAGAAGTTCAAGATCAAATCTCCCGGTATATGACGGTAGCGCAAGTCAGCCAAATGCAAAAAGACGCCGAAATTGAACGTTTAAAACTAAAGCGTGAGTCACAAGAGGCTTCGATTCGAGCCAAAGTAATGGAAGATTCCTATCAAGATTTGAAGACGGTCAGCGAGATAGGACGGCGAATCATTGCTAATCAAGAAAATGCTGAAGTGATGTACTCTGTGTATCTAGATTTAAATCAGTTAATGGAGGCTCATATCTTTGGTCTTTGCTTATACAACAAAGAAACTCAAGAAGTAGAATACCGAGCCTTTGTAGAACAAGGTACCTTACTTTCTCTTAGCAACAAAAGAATCGATGACCCAACGAGTTTATCCGTCAAGTGTATTCGCGAGAATAATGAAATACATATTCAACGTGCCATACTTGATAAAGACTACACAATTCGTGATTCTGTTTTTCCAGATTACAATCCACAATCTCTGCACTTCCTGCCACTGAGTATGAACGATGAAGCTATAGGTGCAATGACTGTGCAAAGTTATGAATCTGAAGCGTTTAGTGAGCGTCAAATTGAAATGTTACGTCTTTTAGCTCTTTATATCTCCATTGCTATGAGCAATATTTTAAAGTCAGAGCAACTTCAGTTACAGACAAGGAAACTAGAGGAGTTGGCAAAGACTGACCCA
Protein-coding regions in this window:
- a CDS encoding diguanylate cyclase, yielding MEAVDRYSQIQDAWTYVHSDTKKAARISQEVLQDPQTSHDFLLQAQAKITLAFCHAYEGKNVEALNLVNHGLEQVRSEQSIEWIINANRVIGYVYSSLGDLKRSSDAFEEGLQLIKEYDLPIDPHYLNNLGFIYYELGEFKQAHEQLLEALAVAQEQNHDIVPLLLSNVADLHLQFDEVEEAENYNQQAFDILQTRVNDRSSLAHCHSIFGLISKHKGQWEDAYNSFTIALKMYQEQDAKYAEATILIDLGGLYFDQKNFDSSLTNYHQALEIAENLEAILLQQEILKKMSGVYYASHEFEKAYQFLLRFNDVNEQIKTKEVQDQISRYMTVAQVSQMQKDAEIERLKLKRESQEASIRAKVMEDSYQDLKTVSEIGRRIIANQENAEVMYSVYLDLNQLMEAHIFGLCLYNKETQEVEYRAFVEQGTLLSLSNKRIDDPTSLSVKCIRENNEIHIQRAILDKDYTIRDSVFPDYNPQSLHFLPLSMNDEAIGAMTVQSYESEAFSERQIEMLRLLALYISIAMSNILKSEQLQLQTRKLEELAKTDPLTSLYNMRHMKLLLAQSMETYYRSNKSFSILVIDLDHFKEINDSYGHSCGDHVLQALSQHFQAFVRQSDAIARWGGEEFLMLLTDTSLEDARLIGERLRKSIDDLAISYNTISINVTATIGVATYSAKDWHVDELIERADKALYIGKEAGRNQVVTYRSE